In the genome of Rhizobium rhizogenes, one region contains:
- a CDS encoding cyclopropane-fatty-acyl-phospholipid synthase family protein: MASSLHVLLEKIIKIGDLVVTSPGGSHTYGDGTGKKVVLNFTDEAAMQEIAADPALKLAEMYMEGRVKVAEGDIYDFLALVKGNTLSEALSFGMVWRGMARIIAARIKMHLPVNHNKSNVAHHYDLSAKLFDLFLDEDWQYSCAYFNPPGISLYEAQVAKKRHIAAKLMTEPGQSVLEIGSGWGGMAMYVAESAGADVTGITLSEEQLRVSRDRAAKRGIADNVRFELQDYRYLPASKKYDRIVSVGMFEHVGPTHYRDYFDKVAEVLDDKGVMVLHSIGQPYPALATNPFIEKYIFPGGYIPSLAEVLPAIEKSRLLVKDIEILPMHYAHTLRHWRERFVARKAEAVALYDERFFRMWEFYLAGSEMAFTHENFHIFQIQIAKDRDAVPHNRDYIAQNEAKLLEFEKTRAPLEKVTF, translated from the coding sequence ATGGCGTCGTCTCTGCATGTTCTGCTCGAAAAGATAATCAAGATCGGCGATCTTGTCGTAACCAGCCCGGGAGGAAGCCACACCTATGGTGATGGTACGGGCAAAAAGGTGGTTCTGAATTTCACTGACGAAGCCGCCATGCAGGAGATTGCCGCCGATCCGGCGCTGAAGCTTGCCGAAATGTATATGGAAGGGCGCGTGAAGGTCGCGGAAGGCGATATTTACGACTTTCTGGCGCTGGTCAAAGGCAATACGCTGAGCGAGGCGCTGTCCTTCGGCATGGTCTGGCGTGGCATGGCGCGCATCATCGCCGCCCGCATCAAGATGCATCTGCCGGTCAACCATAACAAGAGCAATGTTGCCCACCACTATGATCTGAGCGCCAAGCTGTTCGATCTCTTCCTCGATGAGGACTGGCAATATTCCTGCGCTTATTTCAACCCGCCCGGTATCAGCCTCTATGAGGCGCAGGTTGCGAAAAAGCGGCATATCGCCGCCAAGCTGATGACCGAGCCGGGCCAGAGCGTGCTGGAAATCGGCTCCGGCTGGGGCGGCATGGCGATGTATGTCGCTGAAAGCGCGGGCGCGGATGTGACCGGCATCACGCTCAGCGAAGAACAGCTACGCGTTTCCCGTGACCGTGCGGCGAAACGTGGCATTGCCGACAATGTCCGCTTCGAATTGCAGGATTACCGCTACCTGCCGGCCTCGAAGAAATATGACCGCATCGTCTCCGTCGGCATGTTCGAACATGTCGGGCCGACGCATTACCGCGACTATTTCGACAAGGTGGCGGAGGTGCTGGACGACAAGGGTGTGATGGTGCTGCACTCCATCGGCCAGCCCTATCCGGCGCTGGCGACCAATCCCTTCATCGAAAAATATATTTTCCCCGGCGGTTATATTCCCTCGCTTGCGGAAGTGCTGCCGGCCATTGAAAAGTCGCGGCTGCTGGTGAAGGATATCGAAATCCTGCCCATGCATTACGCCCATACGCTGCGGCACTGGCGCGAGCGTTTCGTGGCGCGCAAGGCGGAAGCGGTAGCGCTTTATGACGAGCGCTTCTTCCGCATGTGGGAGTTTTACCTGGCGGGTTCGGAAATGGCCTTCACCCATGAAAACTTCCATATTTTCCAGATCCAGATCGCCAAGGATCGCGATGCCGTGCCGCATAACCGCGACTACATCGCACAGAACGAGGCGAAACTGCTGGAGTTCGAAAAGACGCGTGCGCCGCTGGAGAAGGTGACGTTCTGA
- a CDS encoding MipA/OmpV family protein, giving the protein MFKPSAAAAACVLSLFAVGNAHAEGWFSGDWYLKLGGAGFTAPKYQGDNKNEFGFSPIISLGRQGQGARFTSRNDSASISLLDNGPISMGLAGKLISPRDEGDSSDLKGMTRIKRGGELGGFAEAYPTDWLRVRGEVRQGIRSHSGVVGDVAVDAFTDIAPGIQISAGPRATWVSSKYNERYYGVSAAQTAAGAPSPYSPGGGLHSAGIGAAITWKVTENAEVGSFAEYRRLTGDAADSSLVRERGSKNQFIIGVQASYKFNFSLP; this is encoded by the coding sequence ATGTTCAAGCCGTCAGCGGCCGCCGCCGCCTGTGTCCTGTCGCTTTTTGCCGTGGGTAATGCCCATGCCGAAGGCTGGTTTTCCGGCGACTGGTATCTGAAACTCGGCGGTGCGGGTTTCACCGCGCCGAAATATCAGGGCGACAACAAGAATGAATTCGGCTTTTCGCCCATCATTTCGCTCGGCCGTCAGGGGCAGGGCGCGCGTTTCACCTCCCGCAACGACAGCGCTTCGATCTCGCTTCTGGACAATGGCCCGATCAGCATGGGTCTCGCCGGCAAGCTTATATCCCCGCGCGATGAAGGCGACTCTTCCGATCTGAAGGGCATGACCCGCATCAAGCGCGGCGGCGAGCTTGGCGGTTTCGCCGAAGCCTATCCGACTGACTGGCTGCGAGTTCGCGGTGAAGTCCGTCAGGGCATCCGCAGCCACAGCGGTGTGGTCGGTGACGTTGCCGTCGATGCCTTCACCGATATCGCCCCCGGTATCCAGATTTCCGCGGGCCCGCGCGCCACATGGGTCAGCAGCAAATACAACGAGCGTTATTACGGCGTGAGCGCGGCACAGACGGCCGCCGGCGCACCTTCGCCCTATAGCCCGGGTGGCGGCCTGCATTCCGCCGGCATCGGCGCCGCCATCACCTGGAAAGTCACCGAAAACGCCGAAGTCGGCTCGTTTGCGGAATATCGCCGTCTGACCGGCGACGCCGCCGACAGCTCGCTGGTGCGCGAGCGCGGTTCGAAGAACCAGTTCATCATCGGCGTTCAGGCAAGCTATAAATTCAATTTCTCTCTGCCCTGA
- the ubiA gene encoding 4-hydroxybenzoate octaprenyltransferase: MVHHSDLSDRVSDAPSNNWVYRILPRPLWPYAQLARWDRPIGWQLLMWPCFWSAALAANAALGSGGFSWATLIWHLVLFFIGSVAMRGAGCTYNDLADHKIDMAVARTRSRPLPSGRVTRMQAKVFIVLQALAGLVVLLQFNGFAIATGIFSLVFVAIYPFAKRFTNWPQFFLGLAFSWGALMGWAGQFGSIAWPPVLLYVGSIAWTIGYDTIYAHQDKEDDTAVGIGSTALLFGENTHRWLVFLYGTALVMIALSFWGAGVNVIAYSGLAAAALMLFRQVWVLNIDDVDQCLVLFKSNNRVGVLIFAGLILPLLMA, from the coding sequence ATGGTTCACCACAGCGATTTGTCAGACCGCGTTTCCGACGCGCCATCCAATAACTGGGTCTATCGGATTTTGCCGAGACCCCTCTGGCCCTATGCGCAGCTGGCAAGGTGGGATCGCCCCATCGGCTGGCAATTGCTGATGTGGCCATGCTTCTGGTCCGCAGCCCTTGCGGCCAATGCCGCGTTGGGAAGCGGTGGGTTTTCCTGGGCGACGCTGATCTGGCACCTGGTGCTGTTCTTCATCGGATCGGTTGCGATGCGCGGCGCGGGCTGCACCTATAATGACCTGGCCGACCACAAGATCGACATGGCCGTGGCGCGCACCCGCTCCCGGCCGCTCCCGTCTGGCCGCGTGACCCGGATGCAGGCCAAGGTCTTCATCGTGCTGCAGGCGCTTGCCGGACTTGTCGTGCTTTTGCAGTTCAACGGTTTCGCAATCGCCACCGGAATCTTCTCGCTGGTTTTCGTGGCGATCTATCCCTTTGCCAAGCGCTTCACCAACTGGCCGCAATTTTTCCTCGGGCTGGCCTTTTCCTGGGGTGCGCTGATGGGCTGGGCCGGACAGTTCGGATCGATCGCCTGGCCTCCTGTCCTGCTTTATGTCGGCTCCATCGCCTGGACGATCGGTTATGATACAATCTACGCCCATCAGGACAAGGAAGACGACACCGCGGTGGGCATCGGTTCCACCGCCCTGCTGTTTGGCGAGAACACACATCGCTGGCTGGTTTTCCTTTATGGCACAGCCCTCGTCATGATTGCCCTGTCTTTCTGGGGCGCGGGTGTTAACGTCATTGCTTATAGCGGCCTTGCCGCTGCCGCCCTCATGCTGTTCCGGCAGGTCTGGGTGCTCAATATCGACGACGTCGATCAGTGCCTCGTGCTGTTCAAATCCAACAACCGTGTCGGCGTGCTGATTTTCGCAGGCCTCATCCTGCCGCTTCTCATGGCATAA
- a CDS encoding DUF6101 family protein, with protein MTNTVLKPDWAVATLRLEPARFPQQVTYGRGNGATDVAVTLDERGAVLKKVLSSSGLPLSFALPARAFKGVAARAIDHGDGQVTVTLELHHDDPDLCIPLLVAHDLCDIAADWRSWSEAYRIPMLMVEADGVARPLEEHLGKVRTQNTRPRRRHSYFADRRPRFLVRRSTGSLGMSMKIEGKEIIARS; from the coding sequence ATGACCAATACCGTTCTGAAGCCCGACTGGGCCGTCGCCACACTCAGACTTGAACCGGCACGTTTTCCGCAACAGGTCACCTATGGCAGAGGCAATGGCGCAACCGACGTTGCCGTGACGCTCGATGAACGGGGCGCCGTCCTGAAAAAGGTCCTTTCCTCTTCCGGCCTGCCTTTGTCATTCGCCCTGCCCGCCCGCGCCTTCAAGGGCGTCGCCGCCCGTGCCATCGATCATGGTGACGGCCAGGTGACCGTGACGCTGGAACTGCACCACGACGATCCGGACCTCTGCATTCCGCTGCTGGTCGCCCACGATCTCTGCGACATCGCCGCCGACTGGCGCAGCTGGTCCGAGGCCTATCGCATTCCCATGCTGATGGTGGAAGCCGATGGTGTTGCCCGCCCGCTGGAAGAGCATCTCGGCAAGGTGCGCACCCAGAATACCCGCCCGCGCCGCCGCCATTCCTATTTCGCGGATCGCCGCCCGCGCTTCCTCGTTCGCCGCTCCACCGGTTCGCTGGGCATGAGCATGAAGATCGAAGGCAAGGAAATCATCGCCCGCAGCTGA
- a CDS encoding DUF1217 domain-containing protein, whose protein sequence is MVSTYLSYDLINRDMKTSISRVAQQGLVERQTKYYKENIGNVKSVDEFLNNYQLYSYAMDAFGLGEMTYAKAFMKKVLESDLNDQNSFANKLTDERYREFAAAFNFTASTKTVQTEAQLDKMIGLYDTSISDLNDSLAEETRYYKAIIGTVTNVDQLLQNDRTRAYIFQVFSIDEKTYTYAHIRGLMTSDIDDPDSYLNQKFGAAYNDAVEKLAMKGNIELHGQVTARITAIDTALAGTELTDEERTALEAEKVTRQDQLTQLEAVLPPQDEWETKLAAITAQQTTLTNTVTQYNKMAQLAAAFEFNNDGTVTAGGAQKADNIKIMTDAYISSAPRVTPTVATLNRDYFESKIGSIKTVTELTSDTRLLNYIKVAFDLNDVTIVKATIENILTSDLSDPNNYIATFGKNDERYIALRKAFNFQTDGTLAEGTTPQTTLQTATTTSGYMTHYNDKDDAADEKALKLFKSDIKSVTSVKDFLSSSAVYNYALKAVGLDPAKVNVSDIRKVLTSDLQDKKSYVYTLKDERYVKLAELFNFASDGTVGAPVLAQSEIEMQTMSADYIKKKSAFGTEKDKEAAKKESEYFTAEMQKIKTLKEFLANDRLTKFAMESLGIDPESVTKEQLEKIFTSKLDDSESYVNKEMDPVFRRLVTAFNFNTDGNILHEDRSLIQTRRGLYETLDNYLTQTLETQAGEENAGVRLALYFQRMAAGTTSYYSILADTAIQNFINTTFGIPDELGNAEVDTQVTMMKKYFDIKDFQDPEKVKKLVARFTIMYDNAQNTTDPIMMLFNGSGSAGISGDTLLAVATLRAR, encoded by the coding sequence ATGGTATCGACTTATCTCAGCTACGACCTCATCAACCGCGATATGAAGACAAGCATCTCGCGCGTTGCGCAGCAGGGGCTCGTCGAGCGGCAGACGAAATATTACAAGGAAAACATCGGCAATGTGAAAAGCGTCGATGAGTTCCTCAATAACTACCAGCTCTATTCCTATGCCATGGACGCCTTCGGTCTCGGTGAAATGACCTATGCCAAGGCCTTCATGAAGAAGGTTCTGGAAAGCGATCTGAACGACCAGAACAGCTTCGCCAACAAGCTGACTGACGAGCGCTACCGCGAATTCGCCGCCGCCTTCAATTTCACAGCGTCGACGAAGACGGTCCAGACGGAGGCGCAGCTCGACAAGATGATCGGGCTTTACGACACGTCGATATCCGATCTTAACGACAGCCTTGCGGAAGAAACACGTTATTACAAGGCGATCATCGGCACGGTCACCAATGTGGATCAGCTGCTGCAGAACGACAGGACCCGCGCCTATATCTTCCAGGTCTTCAGCATCGACGAGAAGACCTACACCTACGCTCACATCCGGGGATTGATGACGAGCGACATTGACGATCCCGATAGCTACCTTAATCAGAAATTTGGCGCGGCCTATAATGATGCGGTCGAAAAGCTGGCGATGAAGGGCAACATCGAGCTTCATGGGCAGGTTACGGCGCGGATCACTGCCATCGATACCGCGCTTGCGGGCACGGAGCTGACGGACGAGGAGCGCACGGCGCTCGAAGCGGAAAAGGTCACCCGTCAGGATCAGCTGACGCAGCTGGAAGCCGTGCTCCCGCCACAGGATGAGTGGGAGACGAAGCTTGCTGCCATCACCGCACAGCAGACAACGCTGACGAACACCGTCACGCAATATAACAAGATGGCGCAGCTCGCCGCCGCCTTCGAATTCAACAACGACGGCACCGTGACCGCCGGTGGAGCGCAGAAGGCCGACAATATCAAGATAATGACGGATGCCTATATCAGCAGCGCTCCCCGCGTGACGCCGACCGTCGCCACACTGAACCGGGATTATTTCGAATCGAAGATCGGTTCGATCAAGACCGTCACCGAACTGACGTCAGATACGAGGCTTCTCAACTATATCAAGGTCGCCTTCGACCTCAATGACGTAACGATCGTAAAAGCGACGATCGAGAATATCCTCACCAGCGATCTCAGCGATCCGAACAATTACATTGCAACCTTCGGCAAGAACGACGAGCGTTATATCGCCTTGAGAAAGGCATTCAATTTCCAGACGGATGGAACGCTTGCCGAGGGTACAACGCCCCAGACGACGTTGCAGACCGCGACCACAACCAGCGGCTACATGACGCACTATAACGACAAGGACGACGCAGCCGACGAAAAGGCACTCAAGCTGTTCAAGAGCGACATAAAAAGCGTGACATCCGTCAAGGATTTCCTCAGCAGTAGCGCGGTCTATAATTATGCGCTGAAGGCCGTCGGCCTAGACCCGGCCAAGGTGAACGTTTCAGATATCCGCAAGGTCCTCACCAGCGATCTGCAGGACAAGAAGAGCTACGTCTATACGCTGAAGGACGAGCGTTACGTCAAGTTGGCTGAGCTTTTCAATTTTGCGTCTGATGGGACCGTGGGGGCTCCTGTCCTGGCGCAGTCGGAAATCGAAATGCAGACCATGTCCGCAGATTATATCAAGAAGAAGTCGGCTTTCGGCACGGAGAAGGACAAGGAGGCGGCCAAGAAAGAGTCGGAATATTTCACGGCCGAGATGCAGAAGATCAAGACGCTCAAGGAGTTTCTGGCTAATGATCGCTTGACGAAATTCGCGATGGAATCGCTCGGCATCGATCCCGAGAGCGTGACGAAGGAGCAGCTGGAAAAGATCTTTACCTCCAAGCTGGATGACAGTGAAAGCTACGTCAACAAGGAGATGGACCCGGTATTCCGCCGTCTCGTTACCGCTTTCAACTTCAATACCGATGGCAATATTCTCCACGAGGACCGCAGTTTGATCCAGACGCGGCGCGGCCTATACGAGACCTTGGACAATTATCTGACCCAGACGCTGGAAACGCAGGCGGGTGAAGAGAATGCCGGCGTGCGCCTGGCTCTCTATTTCCAGCGCATGGCGGCAGGAACGACGTCCTATTATTCCATTCTCGCCGACACCGCGATCCAGAATTTCATCAACACCACCTTCGGCATTCCCGATGAACTTGGTAATGCCGAGGTCGATACGCAGGTGACGATGATGAAAAAATATTTCGACATCAAGGATTTTCAGGACCCGGAAAAGGTCAAGAAACTCGTCGCCCGTTTCACCATCATGTATGACAATGCGCAGAACACCACCGATCCGATCATGATGCTGTTTAATGGCAGCGGCTCGGCGGGCATCAGCGGCGATACGCTGCTGGCGGTCGCCACATTGCGGGCCCGGTAA